GTCAGTCCAGACCATCACTTTTGTCAGGGCTTCTTTGGGAGACCTAGGTTGACCCTCTGCCTCAGGTAAAGTCTGAATCCAAGGCTCCACCCCCAGAGCCCATCTCCTAACTGTAGCCTAACTCCTAATCACTCCAGGATAGGAGCTGGTACTTCCTGACTCATGTCACCCAAAACTCCACGTCCCAAGGGTCAGGGTCACTCTCCCGGAGTTAGGCATCCAGTCCAGCTAGATGTGAGTGTGTTGCCTTACAATGGGGTAATCCCCATACTtgttcctgctcctgctccttctGAGTCTTGCCCTAATAAAGGATGCTCCAACAGGCCTGCTAAGTGCtacaaggtctttttttttttttttttttttttgcttgaccACAATCATATTGACAGAATGCTTGAGAAAATATTCTTGTGCCTTCTGCCCTGTCGGGAAACACAGAcatgaaaggaggaaaggaactaGCTGAGAGGACTTTGCCTCTGCTGTTGGTATCCTGGGTACCTCCTACTCATGGGCTTACTGCAGTGCACACATATGGTCCTGCTAGTCCACAGAGGGTCCACCGGAATGCCGAAGtggaaagaatgacacagccccAATAATGCCACAGAGAGTTTATTTTGGAAACAAGCTTTTTAGAAAGTAGCCATTGCACCATTTTAGAGCTTCATCTTCCAAGGCTGCAATTTCAGGGGCAGGAAATAGCCAGGAATGGATATAGAAGAGCCTGGCTGTTGTGCCAAGCATCGGATTTACTGACTCACAAAAAATCTTCTGGGGCTGGTCTCCAGGCATGCTCAGTAAACGTCCGGTCCACCTTTCACATAGTCAACAGAGCCACCCTTCTGAAATAGAGATTTGAACATGATGTTTCCTCCGCTTAGAAACCTCCAGAAGTTTACCAAACTCTTCAGTGGGCAGCTCATTCCTCTTTGGACTTTGGCATGGCTGATCCTCCACCAACCTTCCTGAGATGCTGGAAACTCTACTGACTACAGTCACTTCCCTGTCTCCAGTGCAGGGCCCATGCTCCTCCCACCATCTGAActactctcccttccttcctccagcaAACTTTATGCATCCTTTAGGCTCTCCTTTAAACATGTCTCTGACATGTTTCCCAGTCCCTCTCCCTGCAGGCAAAACCAATAACGCCTCCCtttgccacccccaccccaaccctgaaTTTAGGAGAAATCTGTACAAAGCACTCATCACACTAGGTTGTAATTATTTACCCAGCTGTGTCTCCCTCACCTGGCtgtgtttgtctttttatctCAATTCCAGCACAATGCCTGCCTGACACAGGAGATACCATTCACTTGgggttctctttcctttccctcttcctcccaggaAGACCCGTTTTCCAGGAAGAGTTAAGCCCCTTTGAGTGCAGTGCCATGTGAGCAGCCGTCTGCCCAGCAAAGTCCACTGGGGAGCTGACTGCACCCTTGGCCAGGTTTGGCTGATTTATACTCACTTTGGGGACAGGAAGTTTGCAGACATGACCACACCCATTGCTGCAGCATTTCATTCCTTTGGGACAAGATTCATCCCCTGAGCACATTTCAGCACAAATCCCAGCCATCCCTCTGGGCACCTCTGGGCAGACTCCAGGTCTCTGTCGTCCTGAAACGTACAATGGTTTTTGTGGAGTCTGATATGGTCGCCAAGACAGGCGTGAGAGCTAACGCTGGATGTCCGAAGCCCTCGGCGCTGGCAGGACCCCCGCCTCTTCCATTGCTTCCTTCGGGCTCTGGACTCTGGACTCCTCCCTCAGCCTTTGATGGCTCCACTCTCACTCTTACGCCCACAGTCTGGGCCTTAGGAGAGCATTCTCCCTGCTCCAAAAGCTGCAGAGCCTCAGAAGACACTAAACCTGCACTGTCACACCCTCTCCTTTTCACCTTATAAGAAGATATTAGAAAACCTTCGCTCATAGACAGCCGTGTCCCTCCCTCACACATACCCTGTGCTCGTCCCAGAGCCACTTCCCTTTGGAGTCTCACATCCAGGGCACTGGAGAAAATCCTCACCTTTTATCCCCAACTCCTAACCAGACTCAACCCAATCTGATAAGGAGAATGGGAAATGCAGGGTGACGTCTCATTTAGATCAAAGGCAATGAGTCTGATCAATGCCAAACCTCCACTCTGCAGTAGCTACATTGCTGTTTCTGTGCCAAACCATCCCCAGGTCTAACGCTGGGCTCTGAGCCTTCTCCATCCTCAGATAGTGTCCTCTCAACGTCCTCACCTCGAATAGGAGGTCTCTGAGCGCAGGCCACCTCCATCCCCACCATGATGAAAGCCACCAGAACAAAAATGGTGCCTGTCTTCATGTTGGCCTTTGATGTGATGCGCAGACAGAGCCCAGCTCCAACTTATACTCAGCGCCACCAGGAAAGAGGGTGGGGCGGGAGGCAGTAGAGCAGGAAGAGGATAAAAATATAAGCTCTCTAGGGAGTGCCCCAAGATGTTCTAGTTTCTTTGTTCTATTTCGCAACTGGTTTCTCTCTAAAGAGGGTATGGCTTTTCTTGGAAATGCACATGCCAAGCTGGAGAGCGCAGGAACACTTGTTAGCCTAGTTGTCATCTggcaccatacaaagatattacatagttattaactatattccccacactgtacatttcatatctGCCCAGAAACCAAGGTGCCTATtagtagatgaatagataaagaaagtgtggtttataaatatatatgtatgtatataatgcagctgggatcattttgaaatgtacagaaatattgaatcaccaggaactaacataatgTGGTagaacaatttttttgttttgcttttacattttttattgagtaatagtcattttacaatgttgtgtcaaattccagtgtagagcacaatttttcagttatacgtgaacatacatatattcagtcacattttttttcgctgtgagctaccacaagatcttgtatatttccctgtgctatacagtataatcttgtttatctattctgcattttaaaatcccagtctgtcccttcccgccccccgcccccttggcaaccacaagtttgtattccatgtctatgagtctgtttccgttctgtatttatgttttgttttgttttagattcatcatatgagcaatctcatatttttctttctctttctggcttacatcacttagaatgacattctccaggaacatccatgttgctgcaaatggcattatattgtcagtttttgtggctgaatagtattccattgtataaatataccacatcttctttattcagtcatctgttgatggacatttaggctgtttccatgtcttggctattgtaaatagtgctgctatgaacattggggtgcaggtgtcatcctgaagtagggttccttctgtatatatgcccaggagtgggattcctgggtcatatggtaagtctattcctagtcttttgaggaatctccatactgttttccacagtggctttccttgcttccctctcccactcttgatgatttagatgtcttcttttacaattttgtgtttattctttttgtaattcatggcagttatctcctttccagttatgagtttctcatttttgtagcttcctgcttcttttctatttagagtagacctgtcaatatttcttttagcatgggtttagtgttgctagactcttttagtttttgcttgtctttgaaattctttgtctctccttctattctaaaggacagccttgctggatagagtatcctaggctgcatcttttcttcattcaggactttggatgtatcttgccactcccttctggcctgtagtgtttgtgtagagaaatcagctgagagccttatggtggctcccttgtaactcactctttgtttttctcttgctgcctttaggatcatttctttatccttgactctgcccatcttgattatgatatgtcttggtgtgggtccgtttgggttcttcctgtttgggaccctctgagcctcctgtacttgtatatctgattagatgaatagataaagaaagtgtggtttataaatgtatatgtatatatataattcagctgggatcattttgaaatgtacagaaatattgactcaccaggaactaacataatgTGGTAGGTCAATTATTAATgcttcaaaagcaaacaaacaacacatgcaccccaatattcatagcagcactaaatacaacagccaagacatggaaacaacctaaatgtccatcgacagatgactggataaagaagctgtggtatatttatacaatatatttatacaatatatttatactactcagccataaaaaagaataaaataatgccaattgcagcaacatggatggatctggagatcgttattctaagtaaagtgaagtaaaccagaaagagaatgaaaaataccatatgatatcactcatatctggaaccttaaaaaaaaaaaaaaaagaaaaaaagaagacactaatgaacttatctacaaaacagaaataaactcagacatagtaaacaaatttatggttactagggggaagggggtgggaatggataatTGGAGGTTCAAGATTCGCAAAtattaagtactatatataaattagattaaaaaaaatttcttctgtatagcaccaGGACTAtttccaatatcttgtagtaacctataatgaaaaaagaatatgaaaatgaatgtatgtatgtatatgtatgattgaaacattatgctgtacactggaaattgacacattgtaactgactatacttcaatttaaaaaaacagacagacaaattcatagaaaaagagatcagacttgcggttaccagaggcagaggtgggggaggagggattaggtgaaggtagtcaaaaggtacaaactttcaggtATAAGGTAAGTAAGTCCTGTAAGGGGTGTAATGTACAACACGATAaagataattaacactgctgtaagTTATAAatgaaagctgttaagagagtaCATCTTAAGAGTTcgaatcacaaggaaaaaatttttttctatttctttaatgtcatACGTAAATAAGATAATGGATGTTCACTACACCTATTGTAACCAtttcatgatatatatataagtcaaatccattattttatatactttaaatttatacagtgctgtatgtcagttacatctcaataaaaccgaaaggggaagaaaaagtctATACAACTgacacctccccaccacagagaaagAGACGTGGATTTCTCAGACGCTGATCCAGGACATTTTTAGTCTCACTTCCCCAGATTAAATTCTTAATGGATTATTTCAAACTGTATATTCTCATCCTTCCCTTGGGATGTATCCCAATTGGGAATATAAGACAAAGAGTTATGTGAAGAAATTTAATTAGCAGAAATTCTCTAACACAGTGTAACCTGTTTGTTGGAGTTTCCAGTATGAAGCAAAGGATAATTATGGCCTGTAACAATAGTCTTGCTGAGGTAGACATTTCAATAACAGACACTGCAAGCTTGTCCAGGAAGGACTCTTCTCAGGAATCATGCCAACACGGGACCTTTATTAAGCACGCGATTGCGTGGCATGTCCTGTATTTTAACATGCATCATCACGCTGAAGGCGTACAAGCCTGTGGGTGGGGTTGCTTTCACTGCGTCCCCATGTCCCAAATGATGAAAAGTCAGACTCAAAGAAAGTCACGCCCTGCCAACGCTTCAAGCCCGCCCCAGCCCCTCAGATGTGGTATCTCCACTGGTGGGCTTCTAGAAAAACTCTCCAAAATGCTTTTTTATGCACATGGAGATGAGGGACACTTCACCTACCCAATAAAAACctttatttctttgtgaaaaaaaacaaaaaaaacaaaatgatgtcCCTATAAAAAGCTGATTTCTAGTGCTCGAGTGACCATCACAAATTTGGGGCTTTGGCCAGTTCTCATGACGTATTATCATTTGAAGGGGCCTGATgtctgcagcagccattgggtgCATATAAACAATTAAGGGAGAAGATTGAGTCTAGACCTTGCGAATTCCTAGATGTCCTCAGTCCGCAAAACCCAACTGTCACCCCTGCATCCATtgaagttttattcttttttttcttttccaggataGCACACGAAACTATATGAGGCGATAGCAGCCTCTGTGTTTAGACTCCTGAATTTCCTAGAATCCATTTTTCCTGGAATTTCGTCCTCATTTCCCATCCCTGCCAAATCCTTCAAACACCTAAATGCTTGCTCAGCCCCCCGAGTCCCACACCTTGTTTGTGTTGCATCTTTTGTCTCATGTCATGAAAAGCTGAAGATGGACACCAAGAGATTTTGTTATGGATCATGAGACTTAGGTCAGAGATGATCAAACTTGCAAAGTCAAACGGCACAGATCTGGCCAAAGATGTGTTCCTAACACCTGTGGGCCTGTTGCCTTTCTGCATTACTTTCAGAGTGTAACAGACAATGTTGTAAGGAATTTACAAGgtgtcttccctccctctccaattTCTTATACTCACTCCCATTCCCCTCTGTTGCAAGCAGGCAGTTAGAAGTGGAGACTCACTGCCCTTGGGGGAGGGTGGACACAGCTTAGAGAAACAAGTTGCTGGAGTGCCTCAGTGGGTTTTTCTTCAGACTCTACATAATTATTCTCagcaattgagttttctgtttttaattggctcttccTTATAGTTTCGATTTCCTTTTTACAGTATTCTCAGTCTCTACTGACAGTGTCTCTAATTTCCTTCAGTGTGttgatcattccctttttgaAGCCATGATCTGGTAGACCATTgagttctgtttcattgatcgttcttagGGGACTTCTCTTGTACTTTTCATTGGGAGtaagttcctctgcttcttcattttacttacgtTTCTCTGGCTCTGTGGATTTAAGACGATCAGTTATctgctgtggtcttgaagggctgttttaatttttgttcgtttttatttaaagtgggagcGTTCGGGT
This portion of the Vicugna pacos chromosome 16, VicPac4, whole genome shotgun sequence genome encodes:
- the LOC140686275 gene encoding WAP four-disulfide core domain protein 18-like; the encoded protein is MKTGTIFVLVAFIMVGMEVACAQRPPIRGRQRPGVCPEVPRGMAGICAEMCSGDESCPKGMKCCSNGCGHVCKLPVPKKGGSVDYVKGGPDVY